ttcggattcactaaggctcgggttgtacggccatcctcggttatactatgtggcgttggtggtgaatatcgggttgtgcgtattcacgatgactcgggttgtgcggtcatttcgttatgagatatatggattgggtaggtgaattttgggttgtgcgaattcactaaggttcgggttgtttcgaccatcctccatatgtgttcaggctcgggttgtttcggccatgttgagttgtgatctatcggttgttttatacgccggtggtggggtcgtaaggaccgtttggtttgatctattggttgttttatgcaccaatggtggggtcgtaaggaccatgttgtgtgaactatcggttgatttatacaccgatggtggggtcgtgagaaccatgttgtaggattagtgatgcgatagccgtgcttcgctcacatgttgttacaggtgtgacgaGTTGTCGACTTTGGTACACCTTTGGTTTAGCatagccatagtcattttgggcgcttttggttttagccgtttgtttatgatgttacggtagttgcgtatgggtcgtattgcgcactacaagggatgtttagtgattggtgttatccgtaaggattcgtttggttcggtctccatcgtttcgtgttgttgaccttaggttgacttggttacttttagcattgtactcggtaaggatacgctaggggattgatatctcggtccgagattggttgagttttcccgatgttagggaatgagcatggttttagtgctcggattgtggatttgataaatcgcgggtgacgatttagttgttaaagacatgtcagtgggaagaattgcttaggaaagtcggattgggacttatgttgaggaccgtggagtgtggtccgtttggttaggtGATGAggaatcacgaggacgtgatcgattctaagtgggggagagttgtaacaccctgtttctgtttcagttgatcgggacgccgtccaataatcgggacgccgtccagcgtaGAAGAGTAGGACGCCGTCCAaggattgggacgccgtccaaagtgtctGACAGGCCAGCTGTTTTACTTTAAGATATTTAGAGGGGTATTTCggtattttcacttgagggtcggtttggGAGCCACAAAACTGACCCATGGGCtatcttatccccatttcacctcttttcactcacacacttgcatctagagagagaggaagggtttagagagagagaggttgatttggagaagaaggagtcggtttatcgccaaagctcgggttctaaagttgttcatctcgctcctagctacgttgtggtggtattggtaagctcaaactccgaatttcattgtttagatttgatattcaatttagggttttgagctagattgttgtgaaacccttttagatgatgaagtaggttcatggtgacttgttaatcttgtcacttggcgggttttgggttggttgacgttttagcgttgtttagggtttgatcttgagtttaatcactaggtttagtgattatggaagtggtgaaactcttttgggtgagtttggttaactaattttgaaatgggtcaaaattagggttttggtgtcaaaatgggtatgacacgtgtttaacacttgtgttcgggtttaattggtgtgttaggaccattttcactcgtgttagtgattattggttagttatggcgcggtttgtgtttggaagtgcatttgggtcgaaattgcactaagggtaaattgggttggtttgtaagttaaccctaattgtgttgttgtatttgtgataatggaataggtactttccattggcgcgtggcggtttatttggaagcattcatcaaggcgacaaggtgagtgttaatatcctatgtgcatatgtatgtgtaggatgggtgcgggtcgggtgaagtggttctcggtcatagagctcacttcacatataggtggatttgatggacttgtgtgtaggtccaattggcacggttgtgcgttttggttgttacctttggtgaggtacacgttgtgtgtacgttatcacacgtggttgtgatttggatgttataaccccaaaggcgaagggttgatattgttgtgatgtggataaccccgatgtggtggattttataatcccgtgaccgtgggtttgatgttgagaagtgaatctcgggtagtgcggattcatgatgactcgggttgttcggtcatcttgtgatgaggtagtgaatctcgggttgtgcgaattcactaaggctcgggtagttcggccaacctcggttgttgaattggtgaagaagtgaatatcgggttgtgcgaattcactaaggctcgggttgttcggccaatcttcattgtggtgtttggtattcggtaatgggttaaggggttaaccttattcgtttatatattgttatatatatattgttttattgtcgtgatgtagctaaccctccgggtgtagcttcttggcgttgttcacatcgtcgtaggtgaacttatatttgttgatgtatctatagcttgttgcttagtgactacggtatgcttagcttaacttgccttatacttggatgctttggtatgcggtatttgatatttgtgtggcgtgtctattttatacatatatatgtatgtagtatattatcattcactaatcgttagcttaccctctcgttgtttacatttttatagattgcacggatgcggtggctcgggtaagcgcggggactagtggacttgcgtagttgctttagaagacttgcttttggatttgattaggagtgggtagcgtgtccccaatcccatgctcggtctatgtttttgtataaactaatgggtcgaaatagtcacttatggtattttgggtcgatgtgggcccggtgtcgtaaaactcggtttttattgtgaaaaactctttgtttaaactattgtaatatattgtgaaagtgttttggtttaaaagtgtcgggaagcgggttttcgcccgcgtgagttcgaaaaactgatcagaatgttttagtacatctggacgctgtcccggatgtctggacgccgtcccagtcttaagagctggacgccgtccagatcaactgtttcagaaaaaaaaatttgtggcacgttttcggatggttaacgggttgggtcgttacatttgtTCTGTCATGTTGAACCGGATTCTCTGAGATGGCAATGTCAGCTTCGTTATCGCATAGAATTTGAATGGATTCTTTTGGAGGGAACCCGATTTCTGTTAAAAGTTTTTTAATCCATAGCGCTTCAACTACTCCTTTTGCTATTCCCCTAAATTCAGATTCAGCACTTGATAATgaaacaaccttttgtttcttgcttttccatGCTACTAAATTTCCTCCAATAATCGAAAAGAAACCAGAGGTTGACTTCCTAtctcctttttctccagcccaGCTCGCATCTGTATATATTTGTGTTTCAAGGTACCCATTTTTTCTAAAAACAACTCCATGGCCTGGTgtcttctttagatatcgaataatcctGAATACGGCTTCCATATGATGAACCTGTGGCTGGTGCATAAATTGACTAACAACTCCTACTACGTGTGCTATATCTGGTCGGGTATGAGCAAGGTAGATaagttttcccaccatcctttgaTATTGCCCCTTGTCAGCAAGCTCAGCCtcatcttccatatatagcttTTGATTTGGAATCATAGGAGTATCCGCAGGTTTGCAATAAACCATACCTGTTTCTGCAAGGAAATCAAGAACGTATTTCTTTTGACAAATAAATATCCCATGTTGAGATCTTAATACTTCAATCCCCAAGAAATATTTAAGGTTACCCAAATCTTTCATTTCCaattctttaaataagtttgaTTTTAAGTTAGATATCTCCgctttatcatttcctgttattatcatatcatcaacataaatgatcaAGCATGTAATCAAGTTTTTCTTTCGTTTAAAAaagagtatgatccgagttactttgtttaaaattatattttttcataaatagtgtgaatctcccaaaccaagcccgtggggattgttttaacccatataacgaTTTCTTAAGTCGACAATGTGACGAACCAAaaattgaccaaatttaaacttaatctttatatgtttcggacacgataagcaaagcttgttaggtttagtctcaaaaactttgaactgattCATCTATTCATTTgacattcgactgctctcgatgattcacgaaccattatttgtaaatagataggtatatatataaataggtaaatataaataattatatataagaaactgttatatgaaattgttgttataaataataagtaaattaatataacatataatgaaaatttattatatataaagtatactataTATATGTGAATTCGAATTTACTTAATGAACGACGGTGACACTCATTTATTATTCTatcaatattaaacaagttaaaatcgaacttatatgattttaaaataaacggtgatacgaaaatgagctctataaattttaggcttattaaaaaggtatttaggaactatttgttaagttataacactttttatattttacccattaatgagagagacagttgatgtaatttttatttaacaaattaaggatcgaattttataccataataaccaaaataaataaatatatttaaaaatataaaatttttctGAAGAATTTTATCTGCCTctgattaacaacggggtacgaaataatacCCATCAAAAGTGTCGGCAGGCAATATAATAATTGAATCCCGTGAATGAGTACTATTGTTGGTTCTATTATAGGAATCCTAtatcatcatatatcatatatattcataattacaTATGCATATTATACATTCATCATTCATATCTCAACCTTACACCCACACCATGAGATCACCATCACCGGGAACCGCCAACCCACCTTCATCACTACCACCGGCATCCTccaccatcatcatcgttattattattatttttcctgTCTTGTGAACCATCGATCATCCCTATCACCTTTCaaaccatcatcttcatcaccttAAACGCCAATCTACTACTACTCTAGTGCTTTTGTTTCTGTCCGAAGTCCCAACCGTAACACCACCCATGAAAACCCCACTTTGAACCACctctttctctttatctttatacaTACATAAAAGATTACATGTaaacaaccatcaccaccatcTCCGGAAATCATTACAGCCGAGGTTATTTGTGTTTTCAAAATCGCCACCAACACctacaaccatctccctctctctcctctcactctctccattttctttcttcatttttctGTTGGAGTCACGAACCCATAAACTGCCACCAGGTATGATGCTGTATACATTTTCCATTTCTGTTCTATGTTATCGAGTTAACAATGCTACTGAAATACTACTGCTACTACAATTACAATCTATCTTCTATTCTCTAAACTATTTAACCACCCTCTTCCACCCTTGAACAACCACCTTTCATCATCACAAAATGCCACCCAACTTCATCGTGATGTACTGCAAACAGTGGGGTCTGCAACCACCATTTAAACGATCATGGAAAACTACTATTTTGGTGTTGCTACAACTGTTTTCTTTTTCAGTTTCGAATTAACACCACCAACCGCcaatttattttatttctttttgaTGATAAAAAGACATAGAAATGATGGTGATTAGGAATAATGGGTGATGATGATGTCAAAACCGAACCCCACCCAAAGAGTTTAAACTTCCATCTGCTTTCTAAATATCACGAGGCATAATATAAATCTAAATGAAGTGGGCTGAGCATTCTTGAGTTATACATCGGGCCACTGTTGGACTACCATAATTCCTTTTCATATTTGGGCCGAGTACTTTCAGTTTTATTATTGGGCCTGTGTCACAAAACCCATCGTATAAAATGAGTTCAGCTAAGTTTCTTTCCTGTTTTGATTATTCGATGTGTTGATGATGATGAGAATGTGCACAATGCTAATGACGAGAAGCATGATGATAATGTTAATTCGTTGATAATGATCGATGTTTGACGATGATAACAAGAGAGGATGGTGACGGGTTatgataatataacaagtataattACGATCGTGATCGTAGGtattgatgatgacgatgataatTGATCACGATAATGATAAAGAAATAATGATAACGAGATGTTGTGATTTCATGTTAGTGATGATACCCGtttgttatgatgatgataattgacCGAGAGGATGAAAATGATGTGATTTAAATGATGTTATGTTCATATTAATATGATGGTTAGGAAACAAGAATGTACGGGTTAAATAGTGTTTAGGCTATAATTAAAACCGAAAGAAACTGATAGCACGATGGTTTAAGAGTGTTATTGGGAAACAagaggtcacaggttcaatcctgACTGGgatcattttttttttagaaaaagaagaagaagagggaCTGACGATTATATAGATTATATAATATAAACCCGGGATTAATTCAGAAAAATGAGTAGAACAGGTGGTTTGGGAGTGTTTGAGTGAACgaggggtcatgggttcgagccctagCCATGGCATTTATttcttttaaagcttcttttaaaggtagtcttattattattaatattattattattgttattattattactattattgttatgttatcaatatcattaataaaatttatattattatcattattattaatataagtattattattattaatatcatccttacatatcattattagtaaaaagtattaatataaatgtattagctattattattattactattattattattattattatcatttttattaaaagtatcattaatattaaggattatcattttattaaagttatcattattactaaaactatcatttagattattattattactatcaatattattattattattattattattattatcattattattattattattttcatattaacaatattattattacaaataaatattttctatataacaatatatttattacgactaccataatattacatataattatatatattaaaattaatataacaaattattaattttcaaTATAACatcaatcatatacatatatatatatataaaactatataaatattaattattttaaatatatatatatatatatatatatatatacaaattaaatatataagatataaaatataatatataaattgttcaattaccattttatgtattaatatatatacatgatataggttcgtgaatccgaggccaaccctatacttgttcaatatcgtcatatgtatttttactacaaaatacattaggtgagttcatttgattcccttttactctttacatttttgggactgagaatagatgcgctgttttttacaactgctttattaaatgcttttgaaatatattttgaactgcgaatacatgaaatgcttttataaatgtttgacgagatagacacaagtaaaacattcctcgaatgaactataatgcagacagaagttctgcggattattattgaattatgtggacatgataattaccaccgttgaattatgtggacatgataattgccaccattgaactatgtggatatgataattgccaccaattgatatgaatgttatgtatcgagagaatgattttatacacaggttatgtgtatgttattattttttttttttgcacgagatatgtgtacggttactaagatttatgaaagatgatttcgtacacgagaaaggtgtactatatttaaaagatatcgcatgtacattacaggtgggtataggattcgggcccatttgtaccatgcaggatttaaattttgtggtctatcaaaatgatgaattttattgttttatgataaacctatgaactcactaaccttttggttgacactttaaagcatgtttattctcaggtatgaaagaaatcttccgctgtgcatttgctcattttaaagatattatttggagtcgatcatcgcaatggaatcagCTGTTGaaaacttcgtccagatggattaggacgggtcattttagttggtatcagagcggtggtcttatcgaaccaggtcttgcattagtgtgtctaactagtagttgtttagatgcattagtgagtctgaacttcgaccgtgtctgcatgtcaaaagttttgcttatcatttagtgtcaaaaattattagcttatcatctttaaagtctagacacgtcttactgcctctattgcatagacagtgtatagataaattcatatcttagcgtatctgctaatccatatcttagcgtacctgttactgtaactttgcctgtcgtattccgtagattcctccgtaacttatgggattttagtattatatatgcatatgtaaattatgtattgcacgatactaatctacatcttataatctaattcatatcgaaaatcctttatctgatcgtacgagatggatccctcaaccagttcgaattcctcggattccgacagctattccgatatggagtttcacctaagctccgaaagcagcgtcaccataatgaatcaaccaatcatctatccccaattcatctgatgagttcgtagtcgacttaatcaatggagacgcgaagaaggcgaccctttccatccaccaaatttccctcttggcggagaacctgaagcacctaccggtgaatctatccgaaacaccattttca
This genomic window from Rutidosis leptorrhynchoides isolate AG116_Rl617_1_P2 chromosome 2, CSIRO_AGI_Rlap_v1, whole genome shotgun sequence contains:
- the LOC139889966 gene encoding uncharacterized mitochondrial protein AtMg00810-like, giving the protein MMMVEDAGGSDEGGLAVPGDGNDKAEISNLKSNLFKELEMKDLGNLKYFLGIEVLRSQHGIFICQKKYVLDFLAETGMVYCKPADTPMIPNQKLYMEDEAELADKGQYQRMVGKLIYLAHTRPDIAHVVGVVSQFMHQPQVHHMEAVFRIIRYLKKTPGHGVVFRKNGYLETQIYTDASWAGEKGDRKSTSGFFSIIGGNLVAWKSKKQKVVSLSSAESEFRGIAKGVVEALWIKKLLTEIGFPPKESIQILCDNEADIAISENPVQHDRTNKKDLFILSQFRYSQDNIGIKHITDRSQH